The following are from one region of the Littorina saxatilis isolate snail1 unplaced genomic scaffold, US_GU_Lsax_2.0 scaffold_896, whole genome shotgun sequence genome:
- the LOC138955960 gene encoding ankyrin repeat domain-containing protein 17-like gives MATAQSSSDQQEEDELFNLGEDRTPSCVQSPAHISSSHLIVRQTILDNDAHNHGDELAVQRGSGLGQYVQANITAPVNFGDQKIRNKTTVYKQRVGDGARQEVHHVERQEIAHVERQEIAHVERQEIAHVERQDIHTVTYVTPSSADHADNANANSEVVAHSNRSQCIPTDDLEEASDILQDTGRVILCGFPGTGKTTVGHALLRRCREEGFTPYILSKLEDWHTHIGPGRRSFVLVDAILGEVRVNRQQYEEWRKILRNMLELTKAGDCKVVVTLYPHVLYELQQLETDSQSPLFNSSAVVRLMTDDLDTGVKRELLDFHLNQLPLQPSQQQEVVERIVQADTSGPAFLWCCRYLVDHWQAVEDPANVFTSPAEANSVLLKQMCLHETHGDSFAAVFVLTMLERLHEEVMKGNLREISQHPALQCTEFLLEMEKYCEKEKHSEHHLLRALDTVYNLPLIYWSVYNKCHDLPIPLNLITVQMSDNKPISNPSPLVSVTLSNDSVTVQVRDRGDCYLALRLLADREVDETDRDGNTLLHIAADKGNLEAITLAVKSGASLTKKNNMGLTPYQLAQRRRKELNKATDTDKMAFDLFSAISGGDDVRVKTLLCHGRSVHDKYAEGRTGLLVACKAGQGNIADLLIDLGADVNVSVTSRREGPQIPLFFACHTGLIRTVELLLKHNAVIDAIHEWKRTALHCACQYKSPTASADITRLLLDAGANVNAQDRWGRTPLHYAAWNGNTETLRRLIHYEADLKATDNEGRTPLHCAHTASRHGIIITQLVEAGAEIGRVHQAVVRGDVDALMTLLQQGADVNQNDTSMGCSPLHAACLMGRTDIVTCLTQHGAKLNAVDVRKKTPLHIACAAGQTHVARQLIDEGADVNARDKSQSTPLHGAADKGNIEIVVCLLEHGVQVNATADDITPLHRACENGLTETAQCLLQHGADVNAVSEWNETPLHTACVDGHTETAQFLLQHGADLNVVSKWNETPLHRACEKGHTQTAQFLLQHGANLNVVSKWNETPLHKACWTGHTETAQFLLQHGADLNVVSKWNETPLHTACGNGHTETAQCLLQHKADVNAVSTFGTPLHTACKNGHTETAQYLLQHRAKVNAVDDKKRKPLHHACHTDVADSVTCLVQHGAKVDAVDGMKRTPLHLACHTGVADIVTCLTKHGAKVNAVDDLKRTPLHYACAAGQTHVSRQLIDEGADVNARDERQLTPLDKAADKGNIEIVVCLLEHGAQVDATTDYDITPLHRACENGLTQTAKCLLQHGANVNAVSDWNETPLHKACRNGHTETAQFLLQHGADLNVVSKWNETPLHTVCGNGHTETAQCLLQHKADVNAVSKKDVTPLHAACEKGHTETAQSLLQHGADVNAVSTFGTPLHTACKNGHTETAQYLLQHRAKVNAVDDKKRKPLHHACHTGVTDIVTCLTQHGAKVNAVDDFNRTPLHYACAAGQTHVARQLIDEGADVNARDRSQSTPLDKAAAKGNIEIVVCLLEHGAQVDATTDYDITPLHRACENGLTQTAKCLLQHGANVNSVSDWNKTPLHKACRNGHTETAQCLLQHGADLNVVSKWNETPLHRACQNGHTQTAQCLLQHGANVNSVSDWNKTPLHKACRNGHTETAQCLLQHGADVNAVSKWNETPLHKACENGHTETAQRLLQHGADVNAVSTLNKTPLHKTCQNGHTQTAQCLLLHGADVNAVSEWKKTPLHKACRHGHTETAECLLQHGADLNVVSKWNETPLYTSCENGHTETAECLLQHGADLNVVSKLNKTPLHTACRNGHTETAECLLQHGADMNALSNWNETPLHTACGNGHIQTAECLLQHKADVNAVSEKDGTPLHTACKNGQTETAKHLLRHGADVNAVSTFDTPLHTACENGHTETAQYLLQHGADVNAVSEWNGTPLDVTRQFARHRHDVLTLLVQHGAVSRNPVTGTARIGRIMYALFDGFR, from the exons CCAACAGCGAAGTCGTTGCCCACAGCAACAGATCTCAGTGCATTCCAACAGACGATCTGGAGGAGGCATCAGACATCCTTCAAGACACAGGGCGAGTCATCCTGTGTGGGTTTCCAGGAACTGGCAAGACCACTGTGGGACATGCCCTCTTGAGACGCTGCAGAGAGGAAGGCTTCACGCCCTACATCCTGTCCAAGCTGGAGGACTGGCACACCCACATTGGACCAGGGAGGCGGAGCTTTGTCTTGGTTGACGCGATACTGGGGGAGGTACGTGTGAACAGACAGCAGTATGAAGAGTGGAGGAAGATTCTGCGCAACATGCTAGAACTAACCAAGGCAGGAGACTGCAAGGTGGTGGTCACGTTGTATCCCCACGTGCTGTACGAGCTGCAACAATTGGAGACTGACTCTCAGAGCCCTCTGTTTAACAGTTCTGCAGTGGTGAGGCTGATGACGGATGATCTGGACACAGGGGTGAAGAGAGAACTGCTTGATTTTCACCTGAACCAGCTTCCCCTTCAGCCGTCACAGCAGCAGGAGGTGGTGGAGAGAATTGTGCAGGCAGACACCAGCGGCCCTGCGTTTCTCTGGTGCTGTCGTTACCTGGTGGACCATTGGCAGGCTGTAGAGGACCCCGCTAATGTCTTCACGTCGCCGGCTGAAGCGAACTCAGTGCTGTTAAAACAGATGTGTCTGCACGAAACACACGGCGACAGCTTTGCAGCAGTGTTTGTACTTACTATGCTAG AACGACTGCACGAAGAAGTCATGAAGGGGAATTTGAGAGAAATCAGCCAACACCCCGCTCTGCAGTGCACTGAGTTTCTGCTTGAAATGGAGAAATACTGCGAGAAGGAAAAACACAGTGAACACCACCTGCTGAGGGCCCTGGACACAGTGTACAACTTACCATTGATTTACTGGTCTGTCTACAACAAGTGTCACG ATCTTCCCATTCCATTGAACCTGATCACAGTACAGATGTCAGACAACAAACCGATTTCAAACCCTTCCCCTTTGGTCAGTGTCACGCTGTCAAATGACTCAGTGACGGTGCAGGTGAGGGACAGAGGGGACTGTTACCTGGCGCTGAGACTGCTGGCTGACAGGGAGGTGGACGAGACAGACCGTGACGGCAACACGCTGCTTCACATCGCTGCCGACAAGGGAAACCTGGAGGCCATCACACTGGCCGTAAAGAGTGGAGCTTCCttgacaaagaaaaacaatatgGGCCTGACACCCTACCAGCTGGCACAGCGACGAAGAAAAGAGTTAAACAAAGCGACGGACACAGACAAAATGGCATTCGATCTGTTTTCTGCAATAAGTGGCGGTGACGATGTGAGAGTGAAGACACTCCTGTGTCACGGAAGGAGTGTTCACGACAAGTACGCTGAAGGAAGAACAGGTCTTTTAGTAGCGTGTAAAGCGGGACAGGGAAACATCGCGGATCTGCTGATTGACCTTGGTGCTGATGTCAATGTCAGCGTAACTTCACGGCGGGAGGGTCCTCAAATACCATTGTTCTTTGCTTGTCATACGGGTCTTATACGTACAGTTGAGCTGCTCTTGAAACACAACGCCGTCATCGATGCAATACATGAGTGGAAACGGACAGCCCTTCACTGTGCGTGTCAGTATAAGTCCCCCACAGCCAGCGCCGACATCACCCGTCTCCTGCTGGACGCTGGGGCTAATGTCAATGCACAGGATAGGTGGGGCAGGACACCGCTACACTACGCGGCATGGAATGGCAATACAGAAACTCTGAGACGGTTGATTCATTATGAAGCTGACCTGAAAGCAACAGACAATGAGGGCAGAACACCCTTACACTGCGCACACACGGCAAGCAGACATGGTATCATCATCACCCAGCTAGTGGAAGCAGGAGCGGAGATAGGCCGTGTTCACCAGGCAGTGGTGCGTGGTGATGTTGACGCCTTGATGACTCTCCTCCAACAGGGAGCTGACGTGAACCAGAACGACACCAGTATGGGCTGTAGTCCGCTGCACGCTGCCTGTCTGATGGGGCGCACTGACATCGTTACCTGCCTAACTCAACACGGGGCGAAGCTTAATGCTGTTGATGTCAGGAAGAAAACACCTCTACACATTGCCTGTGCTGCTGGTCAAACACATGTAGCGCGACAACTCATTGACGAAGGAGCCGATGTGAATGCAAGGGACAAGTCTCAGTCAACACCACTTCACGGAGCTGCTGATAAGGGAAACATTGAGAtagttgtctgtctgttagaACATGGTGTTCAGGTTAATGCAACTGCTGATGACATCACACCGCTACACAGAGCCTGTGAGAATGGTCTTACTGAGACAGCGCAATGtctcctgcagcatggagccGACGTGAACGCTGTATCAGAGTGGAATGAGACACCGCTACACACAGCCTGTGTAGatggtcacactgagacagctcagtttctcctgcagcatggagccGACTTGAACGTTGTATCAAAGTGGAATGAGACACCACTACACAGAGCCTGTGAGAAAGGTCACACTCAGACAGCTCAGTTTCTCCTGCAGCACGGAGCCAACTTGAACGTTGTATCAAAGTGGAATGAGACACCGCTACACAAAGCCTGTTGGACAGGTCACACGGAGACAGCTCAGTTtctcctgcagcatggagccGACTTAAACGTTGTATCAAAGTGGAATGAGACACCGCTACACACAGCCTGTGGCAATGGTCACACGGAGACAGCTCAGTGTCTCCTGCAGCATAAAGCCGACGTGAACGCTGTATCAACGTTtggcacaccgctacacacagCCTGTAAGAATGGTCACACGGAGACAGCTCAGTATCTTCTGCAGCATAGGGCAAAGGTGAATGCTGTGGATGACAAGAAGAGAAAACCTTTACACCATGCTTGTCATACAGATGTTGCTGACAGTGTTACCTGCCTGGTTCAACACGGGGCGAAGGTGGATGCTGTGGATGGCATGAAGAGAACACCTCTACACCTTGCCTGTCATACCGGTGTTGCTGACATTGTTACCTGCCTGACTAAACACGGGGCGAAGGTGAATGCTGTGGATGACTTGAAGAGAACACCTCTACACTATGCCTGTGCTGCTGGCCAAACACATGTATCGCGACAACTCATTGACGAAGGAGCCGATGTGAATGCAAGGGACGAGCGTCAGTTAACACCCCTCGATAAAGCTGCTGATAAGGGAAACATTGAGAtagttgtctgtctgttagaACATGGTGCTCAGGTTGATGCAACTACTGATTATGACATCACACCGCTACACAGAGCCTGTGAGAATGGTCTCACTCAGACAGCTAAGTGtctcctgcagcatggagccAACGTGAACGCTGTATCAGACTGGAATGAGACACCACTACACAAAGCCTGTAGGaatggtcacactgagacagctcagtttctcctgcagcatggagccGACTTGAACGTTGTATCAAAGTGGAATGAGACACCGCTACACACAGTCTGTGGCAATGGTCACACGGAGACAGCTCAGTGTCTCCTGCAGCATAAAGCCGACGTGAACGCTGTATCAAAGAAGGATGTCACACCGCTACACGCAGCCTGTGAGAAaggtcacactgagacagctcAGTCTCTTCTGCAACATGGAGCCGACGTGAACGCTGTATCAACGTTtggcacaccgctacacacagCCTGTAAGAATGGTCACACGGAGACAGCTCAGTATCTTCTGCAGCATAGGGCAAAGGTGAATGCTGTGGATGACAAGAAGAGAAAACCTTTACACCATGCTTGTCATACAGGTGTTACTGACATTGTTACCTGCCTGACTCAACACGGGGCGAAGGTGAATGCTGTGGATGACTTTAATAGAACACCTCTACACTATGCCTGTGCTGCTGGCCAAACACATGTAGCGCGACAACTCATTGATGAAGGAGCCGATGTGAATGCAAGGGACAGGTCTCAGTCAACACCCCTCGATAAAGCTGCTGCTAAGGGAAACATTGAGAtagttgtctgtctgttagaACATGGTGCTCAGGTTGATGCAACTACTGATTATGACATCACACCGCTACACAGAGCCTGTGAGAATGGTCTCACTCAGACAGCTAAGTGtctcctgcagcatggagccAACGTCAACTCTGTATCAGACTGGAATAAGACACCACTACACAAAGCCTGTAGGaatggtcacactgagacagcgcagtgtctcctgcagcatggagccGACTTGAACGTTGTATCAAAGTGGAATGAGACACCGCTACATAGAGCCTGTCAGAATGGCCACACTCAGACAGCTCAGTGtctcctgcagcatggagccAACGTCAACTCTGTATCAGACTGGAATAAGACACCACTACACAAAGCCTGTAGGaatggtcacactgagacagcgcagtgtctcctgcagcatggagccGACGTGAACGCTGTATCAAAGTGGAATGAGACACCGCTACACAAAGCCTGTGAGaatggtcacactgagacagcgCAGCGtctcctgcagcatggagccGACGTGAACGCTGTATCAACATTGAATAAGACACCGCTACACAAAACCTGTCAGAatggtcacactcagacagcGCAGTGTCTCCTGCTGCATGGAGCCGACGTGAACGCTGTATCAGAGTGGAAAAAGACACCGCTACACAAAGCCTGTAGGCatggtcacactgagacagctGAGTGTCTCCTGCAGCACGGAGCCGACTTGAACGTTGTATCAAAGTGGAATGAGACACCGCTATACACATCCTGTGAGAATGGTCATACTGAGACAGCTGAGTGtctcctgcagcatggagccGACTTGAACGTTGTATCAAAATTGAATAAGACACCGCTACACACAGCCTGTAGGaatggtcacactgagacagctgagtgtctcctgcagcatggagcAGACATGAACGCTTTATCAAATTGGAATGAGACACCGCTACACACAGCCTGTGGGAATGGTCATATCCAGACAGCTGAGTGTCTCCTGCAGCATAAAGCCGACGTGAACGCTGTATCAGAGAAGGAtggcacaccgctacacacGGCCTGTAAGAATGGTCAGACGGAGACAGCTAAGCATCTTCTGCGGCATGGAGCCGACGTGAACGCTGTATCAACGTTTGACACGCCGCTGCACACAGCCTGTGAAAATGGTCACACGGAGACAGCGCAGTAtctcctgcagcatggagcAGACGTGAACGCTGTATCAGAGTGGAATGGCACACCGCTTGACGTGACCAGACAGTTCGCACGGCACCGTCACGACGTGCTGACGTTGCTTGTCCAACACGGTGCTGTCAGCAGAAATCCGGTCACAGGGACAGCACGAATTGGCCGAATAATGTATGCTTTGTTTGACGGTTTCCGTTGA